The DNA sequence aaattaaaaaaattaatagaattgatttaattttaaaatttgatttgattttgagataaaatcaatttgatttgattttaatttttaagaattttaatttgatCGACTCCGTTTTAGAGGAGAAATATTTCGattaaatcaaactaaactTCTCTTTAAATGATGcgttttgatttttatatttaggTTAAAAGTACAGTTCAGTCAATCCTTTATCCTTCGTGTTTGCGAGTTGTGTTGCCCGTCGGTTCTTCCTTCCTCCATTCATAGTCACTCTCATTCATAATCACTCTCGTCTCGCTAATCCCCGCTCTTCTTTCCTCCATTCATAGTCACTCTCGTCTCGCTGATCCCCGCAGCTAGTCAATTGTCTATCTCGAGTTGGTCATCAATCCATTAGTCCGTCAATTCATCGCATCGCATTTGCGAGTCGGGTCGCCTGTCACCCGTTAGTCTTTCCTTCTCCATCCATTGTCACTCTAGTCTCATTTGTCGTCGTAGATATTCAATCCTCTCTCTCATGAGTTGCGTTGGTCGTTGATCCTTCCTTCCTCCATTCATAATCACTCTCGTCTTGTCGGTCGTTGTAGCCAATCAATCTTCTCTAGCCTTTGGTCCTTCCTTCCTTTATCCATAATCACTCTCGTCTTGCCGGTTGTTGTAGCTCACTGCTCCCTGTCACTCCCAACTAGCTATTTGCATCACTTGATCTCCTCAATCAACAACCAGTCCATGATAAAGTTGTCTGCACATCTACTGCTCTGTCTCAACCTCTGAGATAaatttaatctcttaatttaGTTGCAAATAAGTTTTATACTAGTACCAAAGGTACCAAATCAAAATTATATCACATAAAAATGTAAGTAACTGTTAAAGAGGTGAACAATTTGTATTTATGGATTCTCTATCACATAAAAATGAAAGCTTGATAGTTAGATTGTATCGATACTAGAGAGTAGAGAGAGCTCTTTGCCTCACTTTATGTATTAATGAAGTTATTCTTTAAATACCATAACTAGGCCATGTTGGGTTGCATGAGGTGATATATGTAGTCAGTTAACTATTAGCATgatgtaatttaaaaattagaagcTTAGTTTAACAATTCTATTCTTTAGTAGTTTAACAATTCTATATGTAGTCAATTAATACTTAGTTGTTATTGACATGATTGTTAAAGATGGATATATTAGAATTTCATACTTCAATAAagaatttcatacttaattttattgaaaactaattaaataaactcataaaaataaattaaaattttgattttaaattgaatcaattcaactgattcatttatttattcgatttgatttttaaatttaataaattcgattaaattgattttgactgatttagttaaatattaaatcaaactgaataatGTACCGTCTTAATCTCTAGATATCAAAACGTGTAcatgtaaaaattaattaatttaatttaaattcaatttatattgaaatcatattaaattcaattaaaaattaatttaaactattagaaatttttttaaatttaattattattattcgaataaaatttaaatttttttaattttgtatattttaattaataatcgacataaaaaatatttttcattaataaattttatttaaaaattttaatatttttaaataaattttaaatttttaaatagaaatatataaaaatttataaatattattataaaatatatttttatattaaactaataatttttataaacggATTCCAATAACGATTATCCTACTTAAAAAATCCAAATCAAATCCGAATTCAAGACATCTTCTTACGTGCTAATGAGTTGGGGGAAATAAGCTGCGCAAGCTCGAACAAAACGAGCCAGTTGAACAGTGGTGCCAATCCTCATGGGAGGAAGATGAAAACTGCCAGGCTACCCTTGATTAGACCATCATCTTTCTCATCAGTCCATAACCCTTTCTCTCATGGTTCACCACACCAAATCTTCCCGCAAAACGAAGACCACAACAGCATTCACTGTAATGCGACCACACTATCTTCAGTTCTTCAACGTTACATCAACTCCGATAACCCCTTTTACGGCCAGAAGATCCACGCCCATATTTTGAAAAGCGGTTTTATACCCAATACCAATATATCCatcaaacttctgattcttaaTTTGAAATGTGGGTGTCTGAAGTATGCACGCCAAGTGTTTGATGAATTGCCTCGACGGACTCTTTCAGCTTATAATTATATGGTTGCTGGGTATCTGAATCAAGGATTCGTTGCAGAATCGATTAATTTGGTACATAGGTTGATTCTGGACGGTGAAAGGCCTGATGGGTATACGTATTCGATGATTTTAAAGGCATCTAATTGTGGAGGTAGTGTGAGATTGCCACCTAATTTGGCGGGCGTGGTGCATGCTCAGATAGTTAAATCGTATGTTGAACCTGATGATGTTCTTTCTACAGCGCTTGTTGACGCGTATGTGAAGAGTAGGAGGATTGGTTTGGCAAGGAGAGTTTTTGATATGATGATAGAAAAGAACGTAATCTGTTCAACATCTATGATATCTGGGTACATGAACCAAGGCTCTCTAGAAAATGCTGAAGAGATTTTCAAGAAGACTGTTGAAAAAGATATAGTGGTTTTCAACGCAATGATAGAAGGTTATAGTAAATCACTTGAAACGGCTCTTAAAGCGCTTGATGTTTATGTTGAGATGCAACGATTAGGTTTTAGGCCTAATCTGTCGACTTTTGCAAGTGTGGTTGGGGCTTGTTCTGTAATGGCAGGGTTTGAGATCGGTCAGCAAGTCCAGGCTCAGCTTCTGAAGAGTAATTTCATTAATGACATAAAAATGGGTAGTGCTATTATAGACATGTACTCAAAATGTGGCAGAATTGAGGATGCACGGAGAGTTTTTGATCACATGCCTGAGAAGAATGTGTTCTCATGGACTTCCATGATTGATGGATATGGAAAAATAGGAATGCCTAATGAAGCACTTGAGCTATTTCATATCATGCAACAATGTTGCGTTGAACCCAATCATGTTACATTCCTTGGGGCTCTGTCTGCTTGTGCGCATGCTGGCTTAGTTGCTAAGGGTCGTGAGATTTTTGAGAGCATGGAGAGAGATTACTCATTGAAACCAAGGATGGAGCATTATGCTTGCATAGTCGACTTGTTGGGGCGTGCAGGAAATTTACTGCTAGCTTGGGAATTTGTTGCAGGGATGCCTGAGAAGCCAAATTCTGATGTTTGGGCAGCCTTGCTTAGCTCATGTAATCTTCATGGCAACGTAGAAATGGCAAGCATAGCTGCGAAGGAACTTTTTAAGCTGAATGCTGAAGGTCGGCCAGGTGCATATGTGGCGCTATCTAATACCTTGGCGGCTGCTGGGAAATGGGATAGTGTAAGTGAACTTAGGGAGATTATGAAGTCAAGAGGGATATTGAAAGGTACTGGCAGCAGTTGGATTGGAACAGAAAGTTGTAGTGCAAGACCTAAAAGGTTGGCAAAAGAAGTAAACCAACATTTTAAGTGAGAAGAAATGATTCCTTTCAATGCTTTGTATAGCATTATTCGTGAACCATTGAGCAAAGCTCGCTTTGTTATGAGGTTTTCCAGGTATGTGGCGCTTTGCTTAGAAAATGTCCCATTTATCATTAAAGCTGCAAAAAATACATTGGTAACTTTATATTATCAGCTTGCGGTGGCTTATAGCTTTTGAATGATCGGGTTTTGGATAAAGTGATGAATATCAAGAAAAACACAGATGAGTAGAGATCAAATGTTGGGGTTACAGATTCTATAGACGAACATTGGTTGAGGACCCAAAGATATTCCCTTCAAGTGACAACAGGATTATGGACCTCCACGATCTGTGTCCTAGTGCTCAAGACTTCAAGCTAACAAGTTGATTGGAGAAACAATTAGTTAATGGGTTACTGTGGGAGTCACGAGTAAGGTTCATACCCATTTTCTTACTGAATTTTGTTTCCCCAGTAGATTACTGTTTGTAATTATTATTGTGGTTGATGCTGTTTCCTTTTTTGCACAGGAACTGCATGAAAATTGACTTGGAAGATCTTTGGAGCATGGACCAGAGGCGTTTTAGCTACCAGTACAGTTTCATTCCAAATATTTAAGGAATGAACATTTAAAGTCCATGACCATGAGAAGATGGAAGGCAAGATTTTTACTTATCTCCTTGATTTATGCGACTGCAACTGATTGTAGTTCTCATTTGGAGGAGACAGGATCACAGGAAGGGTATGTCTTGCTGGTGAAAGTAATATGAGCTAAGGGGGAAAAGAAATTGCAAGGACATGATAATGAAGCTTGTCCTAGACAAAATTCTAAGGTGTGCCCTTTAAAAGGGTGTCTTGATTCTTTGCATGCCATAAATTGATTGTGgcaattatttgattataaattAGTTGTAGGGGTTCATTGTTTTACACCAGGAAACTATCATTATCAGTGAAAATGCGACTGCTGTGGCACCAATCATTGCAGTTGTGGTTGATGATTTCTAGGCCCAGTTCCAGCAAGTTATGTTCTTATGGGTGTCTTCGAGGAGCTTTTTGGACTGAGCTTTGGCTGGTCTTCAAggttttcctttgttttttcCTGTGCTTGTTGCAACTTCCTCTTGAATCTTTTGGTTCTAGTGGGTTCTCATCGATGGTCGCCAGTGATTTCTGGCGGAGCTCTGCGTTTGCTGGTCGTTGGTCTTAGGTGGTTTTCGCCCCTGATTTCGGTGTAGCCCGAGGCTGTTTCAGAGATGGTTCTAGTAGTTTCAAGTTGTGGACCTAGGAGATGGTTATGGGTAGGGCTATTTATGTTCTTGATCTGTTAGCCCTTGGTGAGCTTTGTATTTCGTTGTCTTTTTGGGCTTTTTAATGTAATATTTGCATGTTcagtttaaagaaaaaaaagtctACACATTATTTCTCGGTCAAAATTCAATCCTGTCATCTTAATTCAATCTTTTCGCCTTGAACTCTCATTGTATTGAAGCCTTAAATCAATTATTGCTAGGACTTTTGGCATAGTGTAGGATTGTTCTTCCCATGTGGGTCTTGTGAGAGGTTAGGAAGATTCGAGCAGCTCAACCGCTCAATCTAAAACATATCAAGGTATAGCTGGACAATACATCAACCTGGAAATGGTTGACTGAGATGCAAATGTTATGGGAGATAAATACCCTTTAGAAGGGAGACAGTGGGCGATTAATTCAACTTTAGCTAGCCATCGGCCAGTCCCCAAGGACAGCCCGTAACCTCTTAGAAAATTTCGAAGTACTAACAAAAGTTTTtgctaaattttattattatgttattagatctaattagaaaattttatgcTCTTTCAGTTTTTCAAAGGGTAATTTAGTACACTAATTTAAGATTGTAAtgataaaatacataaatttcactttacaatataaaagctcTCAActtctatttaaataatatagaaaaaataaacataGGAGAGAGCGTGGCTGCTCCTCAAAGAAGGATGTGTGAATCATGGGAATAGTGCTGAAAATTACGTGGGAAGGTAGTTGGTAATCCGCCCTATTTCCCGGGCTTTAGCTTAGGGTAAAGTAGACGGTGGATTTATTGGTCatttgtattttatattttcctctctctgtatatatacacacacagcACACAGACGTCTTCTAGTTGTTGTTTTTATTGatattccttagtttttatcaaAGTTCCTCTACTCGTCGTTTTCTGCAGCCAAGACTTTTACTCCATCAATTAAGATCAAGAAAACCTCATCACCAAGaataaagaaagcaagaaacaaGAAACCATGTGTTGCTCTGATGACTGCGAATGCAGGCCTTTGGGGTTTCTATTAGGCCTTCCCTTCGCCTTTCTCTCTCTCCTCCTCTCTCTCGTCGGCGTCGTCGTATGGATTGTTGGGTCAGTGGAATCTCTCTCTCTAGTTTCTCTTTGTGTTTGATTTACATGAATAATCTGAAGCTTTGGGTGTGTGTTTTAGGTTGATTTTGAGTTGCATATGCCCGTGCTGCTTCTGTGTGACTGTGATAGTTGAGTTCGCATTGGGATTGATCAAAGCTCCCATTCTGATTATGAAGTGGTTCACCTCCAAAATCCCTTGTTAAGCTTTATGGAAAATATCAGTGTTTGTTAGATTAATTCATTGATTATTATTGTTGACTTTTTCTAGAGGATGATTGATGATTGAATTTCCTTTTTATCAGTTAATAAATTTCTTCTTTTGAAGTTTGTTTTAGTAGTAATTTCTTTGTAATGaacaattttctttaattttctttttaaatatcatTATATACTTATTATAATCGATGCCATATATTACAATTAActaagatttaattaaaaataatagaataataataTTAGTATTGAAACCAGATCGGTCATGGCCTTGTCTAGTATCGGGTATTTTAAGAAAGTCATTAACGTGCTATTGACTTTCGCCGTGGTTTAGAATTTGAACTTCCATTCAttttataaaccattaaaattttGTGAAAAGACAAAAATGTCCATTTAAGATATTTCTTTCATTGAAAATCTCTAAAGCATTTTTACTCTTAACacacttgttttttttttttttcacttataatgatataaacaattttttttttcacttataataatataaacatGAAAATGGCAAAATCTTTTAATAACAAGTTATACATGAAAATTTTAACACTTATCTAGGAATCAATATGAGGCGAAAATTCAAACTATCTTCAATTGatttagaattttttatatttgaaagtaTGAGAATAAGATTAGTCTACTTTGTAATAGACCTCAGAGGTATCTATCTTTAATGTTGCTATTCCCTCTTGACCATACATTCTAAATATAGAGTTAGAGTGTCCTTAATTTAAGGTGAAATGTCAACTTTTTCCTAACCCAAAATATTGAcagaaaatttataaattcaacATAAGCTATGGAGAGAGACATCTGCAGGCGAGGCTGAAGCACGGTTGGGTTCAAGCCATACTCTCTAAACGCACCTAGAGTAGACGTAGAAAGCAATCGCAAGTCTCAACGGGCACAAGAAGGAGGCACGACTTGCGAGGTTATAACTGCGCAACCAGAAGGACCAATCGGGACTTGCTGGCTGAGCGACCGGAAGGACCAGTTGCAATTCACGAGGCTGAGTGGCCGTAAGAGCTGACGGAAGGCTGAGCTTCGCAAGGGTCAACACGACTGGTGTATAACAAATTGCTTTGCAAGGGATAGCACAGGTATTCTCAAAATTCTCATATGTGAATATCGAGCAAGAGCCTTCAATTAAGAAATTACCCAATAAATATAACTCCAAATTCATCATAAAATCCTTCCATAGCAAAAGCCTTAGAATagctgttattttttttttcaaggagTTAATTTTTTACTCAACTTGCTGgaagaaattatttatttatttttttagaagaattattattgaattttttttatataaaaaatttattaactaatctttcaatatattaaaataactttaatattttaaaaaatttattagtttatatttctattacttttaacagttaaatgttataaaaaaatataaaatatcaataatacaaatagattaattagtaaactcaataaaaatttaaaggacctattaataaattttttaaaattttaaaaattaaataataaaatacttaataaaaaaattattgaaaaaattaattaataaattttttaaaatattaaatatattttaatatattttttaaaattaaaagatttaatgAGTGAATTTTCATATCatatagaaactaaataataattttttatttttttattggataGTATAATAGACAGGTAGATAAAAATCATCTTCCTCTTTTAGGccattatggcatatgattGCTGAGTCAAACAAAATGAATGTTAAACAAAATAGTACTCCTAAAGGCATCCAAGAAAGAGTAGATGTTTTTAATGTTAGCGATGATGAAGGAGAGCTGAATGATGctagataaataattaattatttattgattttaaaaatatttaataaaattaattatttaattttaataatgctAGATAAATATAAGAtttgttaaataattaaataatatttattaatttaaaaaatactatttaatcttaataataatataaaaaattcactatttaatttttcattttcaaaaattatattaaaatattcataatattttaaaaaatatattaattaatattttcattaattttaactattaagtattataaaaacaatataaaataatcttaatataaaaaattaattaataaatatttttataaaactaaatgatcaattaataaaaattttaatatcatagagattaaataattaaatacttcGTAAATAAAACTAACGAAATGACAGAgtattaaattttctaaaacatTTCTACatagtatatattttaaaattaaaaaaataattataagaattaaataataatttttttattttaatataaataaaatattactctttttattttataatttttatctatttttttattaaaattattattaattttttatattataataatatataaatatactattataacctatttaattttattttattataaaaaaaattttaaaatgtttttaatatttaataaacttTAATACTTTTAagagaaatataattaaaaaataaattaaaaatattatttttaaataaaatagataaaaattataaaatgaaagaaattatgaaattattatattttaaattatcaagttattatataattattatatttatttaattaattaatttattttaaatcattaaattgttatgtagtttttaaatttttatgaacgAGTGGTACATAATTAACACAAGTGGTGCTTCCACCAGCGCATGCAGCTCCTGATGAAAAGACAATAAACATgggaaaaaggaagcatatttATGAAAACCTGCTTTGGATTTTTCTGTGTCATTTGGTAAaacaagttattttttaaatataatttttttaaaaataatttaattaaattattaaaaaactaattttctaaaaaaataaaaaaattatttcaataaataaaattttaacactttttaaaaattaaaaattcataaattaaaaaataaattaatctccGAAATAATAGAATACATGGAGTATGAAAAAACATTATCCAAACAAACCGGCACTAATTCCTCAATTAGGAAAGAGTAATAATGTAAAATCTCAACTCATCGAAGTACTAAACCAACTGCAGACACCACCGTCACCAAACCAGCCTTCAAAAATCCACCATCGGAGTTCAATTTGCTCTTTTGAAGCTTCCCCTCTCATCCTGCCTAATTGCCTGCGACTTCTCTTCTTTCTCCCGAGTTCTCCATCGCTTACAATTCTTTATCTTCCTCTTCATACCGCCACTACTGATTCTTGCTTTGATTGCCCACAGTTTTCCAAAACCTGCAGTCTTTTCTTGAAAAACCCACCTCGAGAAACTTATATATATCGCCTTCACAGCCCTCAAACCCCACAATTGATCAACTCTCTTGTTTGTATCTTAAACCCCATTTTCTAAAGTTCTGATCTTTGTAACGTTTATACATTTTACATGGATGCTGCTAATCAACTCGGTTCAACTGCACATCCCAGCTCGAAGCCAGCTGTTGTCCATGCCAGCGCCTTCACAGGGACTCTGGGATGCCATTTGGCTCGGCGACTGGTGGAGATCGGCGTCAGTGATGTCTTCTCGGTCCCTGGAGACTTCAACTTGACACTTTTGGATCACCTGATTGCAGAGCCCGGGCTGAATTTGATCGGTTGCTGTAATGAACTGAACGCTGGATATGCTGCCGATGGCTATGCTCGTTCCAGAGGCGTAGGTGCCTGTGTGGTGACTTTTACTGTGGGTGGTCTCAGTGTGATCAATGCAATCGCTGGTGCTTATAGTGAGAATTTGCCCGTGATTTGTATCGTCGGCGGCCCCAATTCTAATGATTATGGAACTAACCGGATTTTGCATCACACTATTGGGTTGCCTGATTTTAGCCAAGAGCTCAGGTGCTTCCAGACAGTCACCTGTATTCAAGTGAGTGTTAATCTTTTTGCATTTATCATATAGTATATGTGCATTTATGCGTTTTTATGCGGCAATGTGTATTTTATGATATATATTGTCTGGTGATGATCATGACGGTGGGAATTTGGCAGGCAGTAGTGAATAACTTGGATGATGCACATGAGCAGATTGACACTGCAATTTCTACTGCTTTGAAAGAAAGCAAGCCCGCTTATATTAGCATAAGTTGTAATTTGCCTGGAATTCCTCATCCAACCTTCATCAGGGAACCTGTGCCTTTCCTTCTTGCTCCTAAGTATGCCCTTCTCTCTCAATATTATTACAATGTTTGTGGGTTTGTTTCGTCTTCTGGTGAACTTCAATGATATTATTAGTTTGATTGAAAATGGAATTAGTCATAGCCTTGTATTTTGTAATGCTATATTTCTCACTTTGTTAGCAAGCAAGATGGAAACTTTATTATAAGATGGAAGTTATATGTATGGCATACATGTTAAAACTAAACTTTTCTGAAGTGAGTGAAAATAGGAAGGCTTGGACATAAATTTACAGATGTACAAAGCATGATTCAGAGGATAAATTCTTTGATAGCTTTCATTTTCTTGTTAATCTTCCCCATTTGCTGCAGGAGTTACAAAAGATCTAgcatttaattttaacttattgGCAATGGTCAAACATAATTAAGACCAAGTAATCATCTTCAATCTCAGTTTGCTTTGTATTCATATTGTTATATGTGAATCTGAAGGCTAAGTTATTGTTCCtgatgtgttattttaacaATGTTCTGTATATTCCACTGAATAGGTATAGGGAAAATACTAGATAAGTAAGTTGtgtaaaattcattaaaatccTTTCTTAAGTATCATTATTCTGCACTACCAATAGATAGAGAGTTTAAAGTGGCACCATTTACCTTTTATCATGCAGGGTAAGCAATCAATTAGGATTAGAGGCAGCTGTTGAAGCAACTGCTGAATTTCTGAATAAAGCTGTGAAACCCGTCATCGTGGGGGGACCTAAATTAAGGGTGGCAAAGGCGCAGAAGGCTTTTGTAGAGCTAGCAGATGCCAGTGGGTATCCAGTTGCTGTTATGCCCGCAGGCAAAGGGCTAGTTCCAGAACATCATCCACACTTCATCGGGACATATTGGGGTGCTGTCAGCACTTGCTTCTGTGGGGAGATAGTGGAGTCTTCTGATGCCTATGTTTTTGTTGGCCCTATTTTCAATGATTACAGTTCTGTTGGATATTCCTTGCTGGTCAAGAAGGAGAAAGCAATCATAGTGCAGCCTAATCGTGTGACTATAGGCAATGGCCCTTCTTTTGGCTGTATATTTATGGCTGACTTCTTAAGTGCGTTGGCCAAGAAGTTGAAAAAGAACAGCACAGCCATGGAAAATTACAGACGCATCTTTGTACCTCCAGGTGTCCCTCTGAAGTGTGAGAACAATGAACCCCTTAGGGTCAATGTACTCTTCAAACACATTCAGGTAAGCCCAAATGTGCTCAAGTAACATAATCTTTGCTAATTTTGTAGATTATATGAGAAGTCTATTAAGTGCATGATCATAGCACAGTCACTGGGTCTTTCAGGTAGTTTTTTGGTTTGGTTAGGTTAATGTCTGCCACTTACTGATCTTGAGAATCCAAAAAAGTGTCTTGCTAGTTGACTCGGCCTCTGTCTCTCtcaaaaaactttttttttacagCATCTAAAATAGTGCTTTTTATAAAAAGCACTTTTCTGGCCTCCAAACTCTGCCAAATAGGCTCCTAGTAGAATAGGGGTCAATGCTTTTAC is a window from the Manihot esculenta cultivar AM560-2 chromosome 16, M.esculenta_v8, whole genome shotgun sequence genome containing:
- the LOC110604260 gene encoding signaling peptide TAXIMIN 1 — translated: MCCSDDCECRPLGFLLGLPFAFLSLLLSLVGVVVWIVGLILSCICPCCFCVTVIVEFALGLIKAPILIMKWFTSKIPC
- the LOC122721175 gene encoding pentatricopeptide repeat-containing protein At1g28690, mitochondrial encodes the protein MKTARLPLIRPSSFSSVHNPFSHGSPHQIFPQNEDHNSIHCNATTLSSVLQRYINSDNPFYGQKIHAHILKSGFIPNTNISIKLLILNLKCGCLKYARQVFDELPRRTLSAYNYMVAGYLNQGFVAESINLVHRLILDGERPDGYTYSMILKASNCGGSVRLPPNLAGVVHAQIVKSYVEPDDVLSTALVDAYVKSRRIGLARRVFDMMIEKNVICSTSMISGYMNQGSLENAEEIFKKTVEKDIVVFNAMIEGYSKSLETALKALDVYVEMQRLGFRPNLSTFASVVGACSVMAGFEIGQQVQAQLLKSNFINDIKMGSAIIDMYSKCGRIEDARRVFDHMPEKNVFSWTSMIDGYGKIGMPNEALELFHIMQQCCVEPNHVTFLGALSACAHAGLVAKGREIFESMERDYSLKPRMEHYACIVDLLGRAGNLLLAWEFVAGMPEKPNSDVWAALLSSCNLHGNVEMASIAAKELFKLNAEGRPGAYVALSNTLAAAGKWDSVSELREIMKSRGILKGTGSSWIGTESCSARPKRLAKEVNQHFK
- the LOC110603926 gene encoding pyruvate decarboxylase 1, which translates into the protein MDAANQLGSTAHPSSKPAVVHASAFTGTLGCHLARRLVEIGVSDVFSVPGDFNLTLLDHLIAEPGLNLIGCCNELNAGYAADGYARSRGVGACVVTFTVGGLSVINAIAGAYSENLPVICIVGGPNSNDYGTNRILHHTIGLPDFSQELRCFQTVTCIQAVVNNLDDAHEQIDTAISTALKESKPAYISISCNLPGIPHPTFIREPVPFLLAPKVSNQLGLEAAVEATAEFLNKAVKPVIVGGPKLRVAKAQKAFVELADASGYPVAVMPAGKGLVPEHHPHFIGTYWGAVSTCFCGEIVESSDAYVFVGPIFNDYSSVGYSLLVKKEKAIIVQPNRVTIGNGPSFGCIFMADFLSALAKKLKKNSTAMENYRRIFVPPGVPLKCENNEPLRVNVLFKHIQQLLSGETAVIAETGDSWFNCQKLRLPENCGYEFQMQYGSIGWSVGATLGYAQAARNKRVIACIGDGSFQVTAQDVSTMICSGQRSIIFLINNGGYTIEVEIHDGPYNVIKNWDYTGFVNAIHNGEGKCWTAKVHTEDELTEAIATATGEQKDSLCFIEVLVHMDDTSKELLEWGSRVSSANCRPPNPQ